From Strigops habroptila isolate Jane chromosome 1, bStrHab1.2.pri, whole genome shotgun sequence, a single genomic window includes:
- the ZNF706 gene encoding zinc finger protein 706 produces the protein MARGQQKIQSQQKNAKKQAEQKKKQGHDQKAAAKAALIYTCTVCRTQMPDPKTFKQHFESKHPKTPLPPELADVQA, from the exons ATGGCTCGTGGACAGCAGAAGATTCAGTCGCAgcagaaaaatgccaaaaagcaagctgagcagaaaaagaaacaaggacaTGATCAGAaggctgcagccaaggctgccttgaTATATACCTGCACTGTCTGTAGG ACACAAATGCCGGATCCCAAGACCTTCAAACAGCACTTTGAAAGCAAGCATCCTAAGACTCCACTTCCTCCAGAATTGGCTGATGTTCAGGCATAA